One window from the genome of Paenibacillus azoreducens encodes:
- the sufD gene encoding Fe-S cluster assembly protein SufD, producing MSMSKSTAFFDRKAAAAIARSKQEPSWLVAWREEAGEWAAALELPKPEKTPIDRWMLDAQGEYRPGQTVSLLSELPSEVLALLDEQVGGAVIVQHNSSVVYSRLPEELKAQGVVLSSLEEAARTHEELVRTHLMTAYARDEHKLSAMHAAMWNGSVFLYVPRGVEIAEPVQAVLYADDAEAAFVPHLLVIADEGSRVCFMENAAASLGETETTLFHNGAVEVFAKRGARVQYAAVHHMDDTAIDISFRRAVLADDARIEWLIGDLHEGNTLSDTKTILKGTGSTSDAKVITVGTGSQRMSLTTGAVHIGRSSESDMVTRAVITDEATVIINGITKIEKGSAKANGQQTERVLMLSPKARGDANPILLIDEDDVMAGHAASVGQVNAEQVYYLMSRGIARSAAERLIIYGFLDPVVSEIPVEAVRKRLQQILERKLG from the coding sequence ATGAGCATGAGCAAATCAACCGCTTTTTTTGACCGTAAAGCCGCCGCTGCCATCGCCCGCAGCAAACAAGAGCCGTCCTGGCTTGTCGCTTGGCGGGAGGAAGCGGGCGAATGGGCAGCGGCCCTGGAACTTCCGAAACCGGAGAAAACTCCAATCGATCGTTGGATGCTGGATGCCCAAGGAGAATATCGTCCCGGACAGACCGTTTCCCTACTTTCGGAGCTGCCGTCAGAGGTCCTCGCCTTGCTGGATGAGCAGGTAGGCGGAGCAGTTATCGTACAGCATAATTCCTCTGTTGTATACAGCCGTTTGCCGGAGGAGTTGAAGGCCCAGGGCGTCGTGCTGTCGAGCCTTGAGGAAGCGGCCCGTACGCATGAAGAGCTGGTACGGACGCATCTCATGACGGCTTACGCCCGGGACGAGCATAAGTTGTCGGCGATGCATGCAGCCATGTGGAACGGGAGCGTGTTCCTGTACGTGCCGCGGGGAGTGGAAATTGCGGAGCCCGTGCAGGCCGTGCTTTATGCCGACGACGCGGAAGCAGCGTTTGTGCCGCATCTGCTGGTGATCGCTGATGAGGGCAGCCGCGTCTGCTTCATGGAGAATGCAGCTGCCTCGTTGGGTGAAACGGAGACCACCCTGTTCCATAACGGAGCCGTTGAAGTCTTCGCTAAAAGGGGGGCGCGGGTTCAATATGCTGCCGTGCATCATATGGACGATACCGCGATTGATATTTCGTTCCGCCGCGCCGTGCTTGCGGACGACGCACGGATCGAATGGCTTATCGGCGATCTGCATGAGGGCAACACCTTGTCGGATACGAAGACGATCCTGAAAGGAACAGGCTCGACATCAGACGCGAAAGTAATTACTGTCGGTACGGGGTCGCAGCGAATGAGCCTGACGACGGGAGCGGTTCATATCGGCCGCAGCTCGGAAAGCGATATGGTCACCCGGGCGGTCATAACTGACGAAGCGACCGTGATCATTAACGGGATCACGAAAATCGAAAAGGGTTCGGCGAAAGCGAACGGCCAGCAGACGGAGCGCGTGCTGATGCTGAGCCCGAAGGCGCGCGGGGATGCGAACCCGATTCTGCTGATCGACGAAGACGATGTTATGGCAGGCCATGCGGCAAGCGTGGGACAAGTAAACGCAGAGCAGGTATATTACCTGATGTCGCGCGGCATCGCGCGGTCGGCTGCGGAAAGGCTGATCATCTACGGTTTCCTGGACCCTGTCGTTTCCGAAATACCGGTCGAAGCAGTGCGCAAGCGGCTGCAGCAAATTTTGGAACGGAAGCTGGGATAA
- a CDS encoding DMT family transporter produces MIFVNYLLMCLVFGTTFLAIKVGIDAGTPPLFSAGIRFLAAGGILLLWMVAKRKAKFSLLLRKEMFLTGIGLTFGVFAPLYWAEQYLSSGIAAILSATAPLMILLLQTAIARQRLSLSSLAGCLIGSAGVVLLLLPGLTVSFSKLWMLGCIAVLLGQVFYSAGTVYSRRVVQRFQDTSPIALNAAQMMYGGVLLLALSLFTENTRLENLLAPNAAMSLLYLIIVGSMTGHTIFYWLIAKTNPVFPSTWLYISPLIALCLGAVLYGEQVSVVSVFGGITIIIGIIVINLDNLKALVFKNKSEVKKAGEAV; encoded by the coding sequence ATGATATTTGTGAATTATTTACTGATGTGCCTGGTGTTCGGGACGACCTTTTTGGCTATTAAAGTGGGGATCGACGCGGGAACGCCGCCTTTATTCTCGGCCGGCATCCGCTTTCTGGCTGCAGGGGGCATTTTATTGTTATGGATGGTTGCCAAAAGAAAAGCAAAATTCTCCCTATTGCTTCGCAAGGAGATGTTTTTGACGGGAATAGGACTAACTTTCGGCGTGTTTGCGCCGCTTTATTGGGCCGAGCAGTATTTGAGCTCCGGGATTGCGGCTATTTTATCGGCGACGGCGCCTCTCATGATTCTGCTGCTTCAAACCGCGATTGCCCGGCAGCGGCTGTCGCTCAGTTCTTTGGCAGGTTGTCTTATAGGTTCTGCCGGCGTCGTTTTGCTGCTTTTGCCCGGCCTTACCGTCAGCTTCAGCAAGTTATGGATGCTTGGGTGCATCGCGGTTTTATTGGGCCAAGTTTTTTATTCCGCCGGTACCGTATATTCGCGCCGTGTCGTGCAGCGGTTTCAAGATACATCTCCCATCGCCTTGAATGCGGCCCAAATGATGTATGGTGGCGTACTGCTGCTCGCTTTATCCCTATTTACGGAAAATACTCGCTTAGAGAATCTGCTGGCGCCAAACGCGGCTATGTCGCTTTTATATTTAATCATTGTCGGTTCCATGACGGGACATACCATTTTCTACTGGCTGATCGCCAAAACCAACCCGGTGTTTCCATCCACCTGGCTTTATATCTCGCCGCTTATTGCCCTTTGTCTTGGCGCTGTTTTGTACGGGGAGCAAGTTTCGGTTGTATCGGTATTCGGCGGAATCACGATTATCATCGGAATTATCGTCATCAACCTGGATAATTTGAAAGCACTAGTGTTCAAAAACAAATCTGAGGTAAAGAAAGCCGGTGAGGCGGTATGA
- the sufC gene encoding Fe-S cluster assembly ATPase SufC — protein sequence MANLFEIRGLNSVIEGKEILKGFDLSIQKGEVHAIMGPNGTGKSTLASSIMGHPKYEVTEGEVYLEGEDVLEMGVDERARAGLFLAMQYPSEITGVTNADFLRSAINARRPEGDEISLIKFIRLMEGKMKELEMDPEFMHRYLNEGFSGGEKKRNEILQMLMIEPQLSILDEIDSGLDIDALKIVAAGVNAMRDAKRSFLIITHYQRLLNYIRPDFVHVMMQGRIVKSGGPELAERLEAEGYDWIKEELGIVDETTGRA from the coding sequence ATGGCTAACTTGTTTGAAATTCGGGGGCTGAACTCAGTAATTGAAGGCAAGGAAATATTAAAAGGATTCGATCTTTCCATCCAAAAGGGAGAAGTACATGCCATCATGGGCCCGAACGGCACTGGCAAAAGCACGCTGGCTTCCTCTATCATGGGGCACCCGAAATATGAAGTGACCGAAGGCGAGGTTTATCTTGAAGGGGAAGACGTGCTGGAAATGGGCGTCGATGAACGGGCGCGTGCCGGTTTGTTTCTGGCGATGCAATATCCAAGCGAAATTACGGGCGTTACCAACGCCGATTTCCTGCGCAGCGCGATCAACGCACGGCGGCCGGAAGGCGATGAAATCTCCTTGATCAAATTCATTCGCCTGATGGAAGGCAAAATGAAGGAGCTCGAGATGGATCCCGAGTTTATGCACCGCTATTTGAACGAAGGTTTTTCCGGCGGCGAAAAGAAACGAAACGAAATTTTGCAGATGTTGATGATTGAGCCGCAGCTGTCTATTTTGGACGAGATCGACTCCGGACTCGACATCGATGCGCTCAAAATCGTCGCAGCAGGGGTCAACGCCATGCGCGATGCAAAGCGCAGTTTCCTTATTATTACCCATTACCAGCGTTTGTTGAATTATATCCGTCCGGATTTCGTTCATGTCATGATGCAGGGTCGGATCGTGAAATCCGGAGGACCGGAGCTGGCGGAACGGCTGGAGGCGGAAGGTTACGACTGGATCAAGGAAGAGCTGGGCATCGTCGATGAGACGACGGGCCGGGCCTGA
- a CDS encoding 2-isopropylmalate synthase, translating to MRKIYVLDTTLRDGEQAPGVSLTAQEKVEIALQLEKLGIDRIEAGFPATSLGEVESVQQVAAAIKNATVTAFGRCHERDIDAIREALKSAQDPCLHLFLAISPIHRKYKLHMDKAKVLETAAAAIRYGRKYFDRVEFSAEDSSRTELDFICEVVDMAIKAGASVVNLPDTVGFAMPEQYGNIFKTVKETVPGIEKIQLSTHCHDDLGMATANTLAAVYNGADQIEGTINGIGERAGNTSTEEVALALETRGDYMNAKTGLVLNEIYRTSRMVSKYTGMAVPGNKAIVGANAFVHESGIHQDGMLKERTTYEIITPETIGLKESKLVLGKHSGRHAFKERLIDMGYLLSEEELGEAFAKFKALADKKKNVLDEDIHALMTNKISPSSGIYKLEFVRVNYDNHSAPTALVRMVKGDGNVLEQSAEGNGSVDAIYNAIDQATGEQVELEDYMIKSVTHGKDAQGEVHVVLKQHEETVQGRGMSTDILEASAKAYVDALNRLISQKNRRLRGNISIS from the coding sequence ATGAGAAAAATCTACGTTTTGGATACGACATTAAGAGACGGCGAGCAAGCGCCAGGCGTCAGCCTGACCGCACAGGAGAAGGTGGAAATCGCTCTGCAGCTCGAAAAGCTTGGCATCGACCGGATCGAAGCCGGATTTCCGGCAACATCGCTTGGCGAAGTCGAAAGCGTGCAGCAGGTGGCGGCAGCCATTAAAAACGCAACCGTCACGGCTTTTGGGCGCTGCCACGAACGGGACATCGATGCGATCAGAGAAGCGCTGAAGAGTGCGCAGGACCCTTGTCTCCATTTGTTTTTGGCGATTTCGCCGATCCACCGCAAATACAAGCTCCACATGGATAAAGCCAAGGTGCTTGAGACGGCTGCCGCCGCGATCCGGTATGGCAGAAAATATTTTGACAGGGTGGAGTTTTCGGCGGAGGATTCGAGCCGGACGGAACTCGATTTTATTTGCGAAGTCGTTGATATGGCTATCAAAGCCGGGGCTTCGGTCGTCAATTTGCCGGATACGGTCGGGTTTGCCATGCCTGAGCAGTACGGGAATATATTCAAGACGGTGAAAGAGACGGTGCCGGGCATTGAAAAAATCCAGCTCAGCACCCACTGTCATGATGATTTGGGAATGGCGACAGCCAATACGCTTGCTGCTGTGTACAACGGTGCCGATCAAATCGAAGGCACGATCAATGGCATCGGCGAACGCGCAGGCAATACCTCGACCGAAGAGGTGGCCCTTGCGCTGGAAACAAGAGGCGATTATATGAACGCCAAAACCGGCCTGGTATTAAACGAAATTTACCGCACCAGCCGCATGGTGAGCAAATACACGGGGATGGCCGTGCCCGGCAACAAAGCGATCGTCGGCGCCAACGCTTTTGTGCATGAATCGGGTATTCATCAGGACGGGATGCTGAAGGAACGGACCACATATGAGATCATTACGCCGGAAACGATCGGTTTAAAAGAAAGCAAGCTGGTGCTCGGCAAGCATTCCGGGCGGCATGCTTTCAAAGAAAGATTGATCGATATGGGGTATCTTTTGAGCGAAGAAGAACTGGGCGAGGCCTTTGCCAAGTTCAAAGCCTTGGCCGACAAGAAAAAGAATGTGCTGGATGAAGATATCCATGCCTTGATGACTAATAAGATTTCACCGTCATCAGGGATCTACAAACTTGAGTTTGTCCGGGTGAATTATGACAATCATTCGGCTCCTACTGCTCTTGTACGAATGGTCAAAGGGGACGGGAATGTGCTGGAGCAATCCGCCGAGGGCAACGGTTCGGTTGACGCGATATACAATGCCATCGATCAAGCAACCGGGGAGCAGGTTGAACTAGAGGATTATATGATCAAATCGGTAACCCATGGAAAGGATGCTCAAGGCGAGGTGCATGTCGTTCTGAAACAGCATGAGGAAACCGTACAAGGCCGCGGGATGAGCACGGATATTTTGGAAGCGAGCGCGAAGGCTTATGTGGACGCTTTGAACCGGTTAATCAGTCAAAAAAACCGCCGTCTCAGAGGCAATATTTCGATATCTTAA
- a CDS encoding helix-turn-helix domain-containing protein — MDSIHIRIGNNLGRIRKQRNLSLDKMAELTGVSKGMLHQIERGNTQPTVTTLWKIATGLQISFSSLLKDDQASVSISVRKDIPDVTEDDGRCSVYMLFPFDPHTRMELFTIVLNPGGNYISSPHNDGVQEYITVTSGIFKLQVGDEVYNLQEGSAVRFAGNVQHRYMNPSDEDTTIQVIMYYAET; from the coding sequence ATGGACTCCATCCATATCCGGATCGGAAATAATTTGGGACGGATTCGAAAGCAAAGAAACCTCAGTCTGGATAAAATGGCGGAGCTGACGGGCGTCAGCAAAGGCATGCTTCATCAAATCGAGCGGGGGAATACGCAGCCTACGGTCACGACGTTATGGAAAATTGCCACCGGACTGCAAATTTCTTTTTCTTCGCTGCTGAAGGATGACCAGGCATCCGTCTCCATCTCAGTACGCAAAGACATCCCTGATGTCACGGAAGACGACGGCAGATGCAGCGTGTACATGCTCTTTCCGTTTGATCCGCACACCCGCATGGAGCTGTTTACCATCGTGCTGAATCCGGGAGGCAATTATATATCATCCCCGCATAATGACGGCGTCCAGGAGTATATTACCGTCACTTCGGGTATTTTCAAGCTTCAGGTTGGCGATGAGGTATACAACTTGCAGGAGGGAAGCGCCGTCCGTTTTGCCGGCAATGTGCAGCACCGTTACATGAATCCGTCGGATGAGGACACAACCATCCAGGTCATTATGTATTATGCAGAAACCTGA
- the ltrA gene encoding group II intron reverse transcriptase/maturase, with protein sequence MRSSEKRRQPNIPQGSFQQREAVKPQGYVGAPSSSPAQVAPSSREDQNDLLENMLEGDNLRLAYKRVVQNGGGPGVDGVTVAELQAYLKTHWETVKAELLAGTYRPAPVKRVEIPKPGGGVRLLGIPTVMDRFLQQALLQVMNPMFDAHFSWYSYGFRPGKRAHDAVKQAQHYIQSGRRWVVDLDLEKFFDQVNHDMLMAKVARKVKDKRVLKLIRAYLSAGAMENGVCQKTEEGTPQGGPLSPLLANILLDDLDRELHRRGLRFVRYADDCNIFVASKRAGERVMESVTRYVEGKLKLKVNREKSAVDRPWNRKFLGFSFLSNKKATIRLAPKTIHRLKEKIRELTSRTRPIAMEERIARLNRYLMGWLGYFRLASAQKHYERLDKWIRRRLRMCLWKQWKRVRTRIRELRALGVPDWATFIMANSRRGAWEMSRNMNNALPTSYWEAKGLKSLLSRYLELC encoded by the coding sequence ATGCGTTCGAGTGAAAAGCGAAGACAGCCGAATATCCCGCAAGGGAGCTTCCAGCAGAGAGAAGCGGTGAAGCCGCAAGGGTATGTTGGAGCGCCGAGCTCTTCACCGGCACAAGTCGCCCCTTCCTCTCGCGAAGACCAAAACGACCTGCTGGAGAACATGCTCGAAGGAGATAACCTTCGGCTCGCTTACAAGCGGGTGGTCCAAAACGGAGGAGGTCCTGGTGTGGACGGTGTAACGGTAGCCGAGCTACAAGCTTACCTGAAAACTCACTGGGAAACGGTGAAAGCCGAACTTCTGGCGGGAACCTACCGGCCGGCGCCAGTCAAACGGGTGGAAATCCCCAAACCCGGAGGCGGCGTACGGCTGCTCGGTATCCCGACCGTAATGGACCGCTTCCTCCAGCAAGCGCTTCTACAAGTGATGAATCCGATGTTTGATGCTCACTTTTCGTGGTACAGCTACGGCTTTAGACCCGGAAAGCGGGCTCATGACGCAGTGAAGCAAGCGCAGCACTATATCCAAAGCGGCCGAAGATGGGTCGTAGATCTGGACCTGGAGAAGTTCTTTGACCAGGTGAATCATGATATGCTCATGGCCAAGGTGGCACGGAAGGTGAAGGACAAGCGAGTGTTGAAGCTGATCCGAGCTTACCTGAGTGCCGGAGCGATGGAAAACGGAGTTTGCCAAAAGACCGAGGAAGGAACGCCGCAAGGTGGTCCGCTCAGTCCACTCTTGGCCAACATCCTGCTGGACGATCTGGATCGAGAGCTTCACCGGAGAGGATTGCGGTTTGTCCGCTACGCGGACGACTGTAATATCTTCGTCGCGAGTAAACGAGCAGGAGAGCGTGTGATGGAGTCGGTGACACGCTATGTAGAAGGAAAGCTAAAACTGAAAGTGAATCGGGAGAAGAGCGCGGTGGACCGGCCATGGAACCGTAAGTTTCTTGGCTTTAGTTTTCTGTCGAACAAGAAGGCTACGATTCGACTAGCCCCCAAGACGATACACCGATTGAAGGAGAAGATCCGGGAGCTCACAAGCCGCACCCGCCCGATAGCGATGGAAGAGAGGATTGCTCGTCTCAATCGCTATCTGATGGGCTGGCTGGGCTACTTTCGTCTGGCCTCAGCCCAGAAACACTACGAGAGATTGGACAAATGGATCCGAAGAAGATTGCGCATGTGCCTATGGAAACAATGGAAGCGAGTACGTACGCGTATCCGAGAACTCCGGGCCTTGGGCGTGCCAGACTGGGCCACTTTCATCATGGCCAACTCCCGCAGAGGAGCTTGGGAAATGTCCCGAAACATGAATAACGCCCTTCCGACATCCTATTGGGAAGCGAAAGGGCTGAAAAGTCTGCTTTCTCGTTATTTGGAACTTTGTTAA
- the ilvD gene encoding dihydroxy-acid dehydratase — MSDPKDLRIRSKIISEGVNRVPNRAMLRAVGFKDEDFLKPMIGVASTWSEVTPCNMHIDKLGMKVKEGAQLDGGAPLIFNTITVSDGIAMGHEGMRFSLPSREIIADSIETVANAERFDGLVAIGGCDKNTPACLMAIGRLNIPAVYVYGGTIQPGKWNGKDLNIVSAFEAVGQYHEGIIDEHELHQVECHACPGAGACGGMYTANTMAAAAEALGMTLPGSSSIPAVSAEKASECIQAGKTVLGLLRKGLYPSDIMTLKAFENAITVVMALGGSTNALLHLIAIAHSVRVKLTLDDFERIRVRVPHIANLKPSGKYVMQDLNDVGGVPGVMKLLLEHGLLHGDCMTVTGQTLSENLRNCPPLHPGQDVILPLEAPLKSSGPLVVLKGNLAPDGSVAKMSGLSVHCFSGPARVYDSEEEATQAIMDNQIRKGDVVVIRYVGPKGGPGMPEMLSVTSMITGKGLGGKVALVTDGRFSGGSHGFVIGHVAPEAQDGGPIALLREGDMITIDSDAQSITFHVAPDEIEARSKAWKRPELKAMTGTLAKYARLVSSASTGAVTDGTNF, encoded by the coding sequence ATGTCAGATCCAAAAGACTTGCGAATCCGCAGCAAAATCATCAGCGAAGGCGTAAACCGCGTACCCAATCGGGCGATGCTCAGAGCCGTCGGCTTCAAGGATGAAGATTTTTTAAAACCGATGATCGGCGTGGCCAGTACATGGAGTGAAGTCACCCCCTGCAATATGCATATTGACAAATTGGGCATGAAGGTCAAGGAAGGCGCGCAGCTTGACGGAGGAGCGCCGCTTATTTTTAATACCATTACTGTGTCCGACGGGATCGCCATGGGCCATGAAGGCATGCGTTTCTCGCTGCCAAGCCGGGAAATCATTGCCGACTCGATCGAAACGGTAGCCAATGCCGAACGCTTCGACGGCTTGGTCGCGATTGGCGGCTGCGATAAAAATACGCCCGCCTGCCTCATGGCGATCGGGAGATTGAACATTCCGGCGGTTTATGTCTATGGAGGCACGATTCAACCGGGGAAATGGAACGGAAAGGATTTGAATATCGTTTCGGCCTTCGAAGCGGTGGGTCAATATCATGAGGGGATCATAGACGAGCATGAGCTTCATCAAGTCGAATGCCACGCCTGTCCGGGAGCCGGAGCCTGCGGCGGCATGTATACGGCCAATACCATGGCTGCCGCAGCGGAAGCCCTCGGGATGACGCTGCCGGGTTCTTCCTCGATCCCTGCCGTCTCCGCGGAAAAAGCCTCGGAATGCATCCAGGCCGGTAAAACGGTTCTCGGGCTTTTAAGAAAAGGCTTGTATCCAAGCGATATCATGACCTTAAAAGCGTTCGAAAACGCAATTACCGTTGTGATGGCTCTCGGCGGTTCTACGAATGCCCTGCTCCATTTAATCGCTATCGCCCATTCGGTCCGGGTTAAACTAACGCTGGACGATTTCGAAAGAATCCGGGTTCGCGTCCCCCATATCGCCAATTTGAAACCAAGCGGCAAATACGTGATGCAGGATTTGAATGACGTGGGCGGCGTTCCCGGAGTCATGAAACTGTTGCTGGAACACGGACTTCTTCATGGGGATTGCATGACGGTGACAGGCCAAACCCTGTCCGAAAATTTGCGGAACTGCCCGCCCCTGCATCCCGGTCAGGATGTGATCCTGCCACTGGAAGCCCCCTTGAAATCAAGCGGCCCGCTTGTCGTATTGAAAGGGAATCTCGCTCCGGATGGCTCCGTAGCCAAAATGTCCGGCCTTAGCGTTCATTGTTTTTCCGGTCCGGCACGGGTTTACGACAGCGAAGAAGAAGCAACGCAGGCCATCATGGATAATCAGATCCGCAAAGGGGATGTCGTCGTGATCCGTTATGTCGGACCGAAAGGAGGACCGGGAATGCCGGAAATGCTGTCCGTGACGTCGATGATTACAGGCAAAGGTCTCGGAGGGAAAGTTGCGCTTGTAACGGACGGGAGGTTTTCCGGCGGCTCGCACGGCTTCGTTATCGGGCATGTGGCGCCAGAAGCCCAGGATGGCGGCCCGATCGCCCTGCTGCGGGAAGGGGATATGATTACGATTGACAGTGACGCGCAGTCGATTACCTTTCATGTGGCGCCGGATGAGATCGAGGCCAGAAGCAAAGCTTGGAAGCGGCCAGAACTTAAAGCCATGACAGGCACGCTTGCCAAATATGCCCGCCTAGTTTCCTCCGCTTCGACCGGCGCCGTCACCGACGGCACGAATTTTTGA
- a CDS encoding GntR family transcriptional regulator, whose protein sequence is MPIPTDYSTPVRLSAKDRALSQIQRWIIEGTLQPEEKLNDAELASALGVSRTPVREALQILEMKGLVQMSPGKDTRVTKIEEADIVKLYAPLAALHALAAETAAPLIQPEHIRKLHELNDKFAKFMDEEDLYQAIEYDEKFHNLIVDISDNPHIASFSSSLQMHIRRYKYIFLKKPLGESQTAAQEHREIIHALEAHDAEGAARCMKRNFLGPLEEVKRLL, encoded by the coding sequence ATGCCGATTCCAACCGATTACTCCACTCCCGTCCGACTATCTGCCAAAGACAGGGCCCTGTCCCAAATTCAAAGGTGGATTATCGAAGGAACGCTGCAGCCTGAGGAAAAATTAAACGATGCGGAATTAGCATCAGCTTTGGGCGTCAGCCGGACTCCCGTAAGAGAAGCGCTGCAGATTTTAGAGATGAAAGGGCTTGTCCAGATGTCTCCCGGCAAAGATACGAGGGTCACGAAAATCGAAGAAGCGGATATTGTGAAGCTATATGCTCCTCTTGCCGCTCTGCATGCGTTGGCCGCGGAAACTGCCGCTCCGCTCATTCAGCCCGAGCATATCCGGAAGCTGCATGAACTAAACGACAAGTTCGCCAAGTTTATGGACGAAGAGGATTTATATCAGGCGATTGAATATGACGAAAAGTTTCATAATTTAATCGTGGATATTTCGGATAATCCCCACATTGCTTCCTTCAGTTCTTCCTTACAGATGCATATCCGCAGATACAAATATATCTTTCTGAAGAAGCCTTTAGGGGAGTCGCAAACCGCGGCCCAGGAGCACCGGGAAATTATTCATGCTCTCGAAGCGCATGATGCTGAAGGAGCCGCACGCTGTATGAAAAGAAATTTCCTTGGACCGTTGGAAGAAGTCAAACGCCTGCTTTGA
- a CDS encoding PLP-dependent aminotransferase family protein: MKKELFPNAYSDKLFEQVYDYLLERIRRGEWKAHDKLPSVRVLAAEFEVHRLTVFKAYQLLKENNKVYVKDKSGYYVQPGSVLPPAVQQDPIVSAYVHESHLSEIHQVEAVYQFSKALLDPNLLPNRYFSEYVKKVFDLYPKVLGTYSTTQGDAELREALSRYFTDRYRFDLTKDEILITSGSQEAIDLIARVLVKPRDVVLLERPTYSPAIDVFRRQGASIIPIEITPDGYCLEQIEEMMQNHKPRLFYMNPTFHNPTGYTVPAEQRKRLVDLAAEYHCLLVEDDPCPDIYFGKAPPSPFFAYDTSGYVIYIRSFSKYISPGLSIAMVACRQGIMNYLIKAKSLSDNGTPLLNQKIFLHYFFSERMQQHMEKLRTALAIRKDIMEEELSGTGWQWRSPAGGFNLWIKLPESVLMDELLGKSMEQSITFVPGTICDPLRELNSWIRMSYSYLNEQQLREGLRRFVSLFRELFGE, from the coding sequence ATGAAAAAAGAACTTTTCCCGAATGCTTATTCGGATAAACTTTTTGAACAGGTTTACGACTATCTTTTGGAGCGGATCAGGCGCGGGGAATGGAAAGCTCACGATAAGCTCCCTTCCGTTCGCGTTTTGGCAGCGGAATTCGAAGTGCACCGACTAACCGTCTTCAAAGCTTATCAACTGTTAAAAGAAAATAACAAAGTGTACGTGAAGGATAAATCCGGATATTACGTGCAGCCGGGGAGTGTGCTGCCGCCTGCCGTGCAGCAGGACCCAATCGTCTCCGCTTACGTTCATGAAAGCCATCTTTCCGAAATCCATCAGGTGGAGGCCGTTTATCAGTTTTCCAAAGCGCTTTTAGATCCTAATCTTTTGCCCAACCGGTATTTTTCCGAATATGTAAAAAAGGTGTTTGATCTCTATCCGAAGGTGCTGGGAACCTACTCCACCACGCAGGGAGATGCGGAGCTTCGGGAAGCTTTAAGCCGATATTTTACGGATCGGTATCGCTTTGATTTGACCAAAGATGAAATTCTGATTACCTCCGGTTCGCAGGAAGCCATCGATCTCATCGCAAGAGTTTTGGTCAAACCGCGGGACGTTGTATTGTTGGAACGGCCTACTTATAGTCCGGCGATTGACGTGTTCAGGAGACAGGGGGCGAGCATTATTCCGATCGAGATCACCCCGGACGGTTATTGCCTGGAACAGATAGAAGAGATGATGCAAAATCACAAACCCCGTCTTTTTTATATGAATCCTACCTTCCATAATCCAACGGGATACACCGTTCCTGCGGAACAAAGGAAGCGGCTGGTCGATCTGGCGGCTGAATATCATTGTTTGTTGGTGGAAGACGATCCCTGTCCGGATATTTATTTCGGAAAAGCGCCGCCTTCGCCTTTTTTTGCCTACGATACATCCGGATACGTCATATATATCCGCAGCTTCAGCAAATATATTTCCCCGGGCTTAAGCATAGCCATGGTGGCATGCCGGCAGGGCATCATGAACTATTTGATCAAGGCAAAATCCTTATCCGATAACGGGACGCCGCTGCTCAACCAAAAGATCTTTTTGCATTACTTCTTTTCGGAACGCATGCAGCAGCATATGGAGAAGCTGCGGACGGCGCTGGCGATCCGCAAGGACATTATGGAAGAGGAATTGTCCGGCACAGGCTGGCAGTGGAGAAGCCCGGCCGGCGGATTTAATTTATGGATCAAGCTGCCGGAATCGGTCCTGATGGATGAGCTTTTGGGCAAAAGCATGGAGCAATCCATCACTTTTGTGCCAGGCACAATTTGCGACCCGCTCCGGGAGTTGAATTCGTGGATTCGGATGAGCTATTCATATTTGAACGAACAACAGCTGCGGGAGGGACTGCGGAGATTCGTAAGTCTCTTTCGGGAGTTATTTGGAGAGTAA
- a CDS encoding HPP family protein has product MRALDVMMQHAVKVKEDDSFLDVIDKMVHHRVNTLPVVNEGNEILGSISVKDILHWLGRHHVFYNIFYASGVWLDQEPLESKINRLLQHSPIEIANRKTVIVPMEEEAGEVASLLCKKHAGCVLVEGNGVLKGMISSHELIRGLFRKQLYPVE; this is encoded by the coding sequence ATGCGGGCATTAGACGTTATGATGCAGCATGCCGTTAAAGTCAAAGAGGATGACTCCTTTTTGGACGTGATTGACAAAATGGTCCACCATCGTGTGAACACGCTGCCTGTCGTTAACGAGGGAAATGAAATTCTCGGAAGCATCAGCGTGAAGGACATTTTGCATTGGCTGGGAAGGCATCATGTTTTTTATAATATTTTTTACGCTTCCGGCGTGTGGCTCGATCAGGAACCGCTGGAATCCAAAATCAACAGGCTTCTGCAGCACAGCCCCATTGAAATCGCCAACCGGAAAACGGTGATCGTACCCATGGAAGAGGAAGCAGGCGAGGTAGCTTCGCTCCTGTGCAAGAAACATGCCGGATGCGTCCTCGTGGAGGGGAACGGCGTACTCAAAGGAATGATCAGCTCTCATGAGTTGATCCGCGGCCTATTTCGCAAGCAGCTATATCCAGTGGAATAA